A single Vulcanisaeta distributa DSM 14429 DNA region contains:
- a CDS encoding DUF6955 family protein, with protein MPYKISVILDKTRLERIRGTPLEKFIKDLYGGYLKVIELEVPDDVAQRILKEFPRARIDARGFIEETPVAFKRELFEVIAQLRSIGREVFDEILKPERLSKIKELAAKEEEYLPPPTLPEEK; from the coding sequence ATGCCCTACAAGATCTCCGTAATACTAGATAAGACGAGACTCGAGAGGATAAGAGGTACTCCATTGGAGAAGTTTATTAAGGATCTATATGGCGGTTACCTTAAGGTAATTGAGCTTGAGGTTCCTGACGACGTTGCCCAGAGGATCCTAAAGGAGTTTCCAAGGGCTAGGATTGATGCCAGGGGCTTCATTGAGGAAACGCCGGTGGCCTTTAAGAGGGAGCTCTTTGAGGTTATTGCCCAATTAAGGAGTATTGGTAGGGAGGTCTTTGATGAGATATTGAAGCCGGAGAGGCTTAGCAAGATTAAGGAGTTAGCTGCCAAGGAGGAGGAGTACTTACCACCGCCCACATTGCCCGAAGAGAAGTGA
- a CDS encoding TSUP family transporter produces the protein MMSLVFDLFRMLEFILAGIVAGLLGALAGLGGGVVLTPVLTLFLSVPIIYATGSALISTISTSAGSASVYVKKRLANDRIGISLVTATTTGAIIGSLMANYIYANHLTWIIYIVFGLVLLASIVPTMQRSTCELPPPRNPDWTTRVFRLYGVCYDPALKIWYRYWGVRWWLGWLIMFFAGFISGLLGIGSGALKVLAMDWGMNLPMKVSTTTSNFMIGVTAATSGSLYWFFGYISPFIAACTAIGVLLGSRIGTRMLMYVTNRQVRWVFVAILAYLGFRMVLRGLGREGILPITSLERTIIAAIFASVIIISLYIIFTHKYGGTQDTSVAIYQARPESPSAIEQKFTNIISNLLKYGVFLSIAFLILGLIMLFLHGGSVGLHISLNKILDPSSAVNTREITVMYVLDGVLRLGGLSLMMFGLMILIAIPIAMVLLNLVRFLLERDILYTVLALITFVNLMIAIFVLPIFILHR, from the coding sequence ATGATGAGCCTCGTATTTGATTTATTCAGGATGCTGGAGTTTATATTAGCTGGCATTGTGGCTGGTTTACTCGGTGCCCTGGCTGGGCTTGGTGGTGGTGTTGTTCTAACGCCGGTACTAACATTATTTCTGAGCGTACCGATAATATACGCCACAGGTTCAGCATTAATATCCACAATATCCACATCAGCCGGCTCAGCCAGTGTTTACGTTAAGAAGAGATTAGCCAATGATAGGATTGGCATTAGCTTAGTAACGGCAACGACAACGGGCGCGATAATAGGCTCGCTAATGGCAAATTACATATATGCAAATCACCTCACCTGGATAATATACATAGTATTTGGTTTGGTACTCCTAGCGTCGATAGTTCCCACGATGCAAAGAAGTACCTGTGAGTTACCGCCGCCGAGGAATCCTGACTGGACAACGAGGGTGTTTAGACTCTATGGTGTGTGTTACGACCCGGCGCTGAAGATTTGGTACAGGTACTGGGGTGTTCGTTGGTGGCTTGGTTGGTTGATTATGTTTTTTGCTGGTTTTATTAGTGGTTTGTTGGGTATTGGTAGTGGTGCGCTCAAGGTCCTAGCCATGGACTGGGGAATGAACCTACCCATGAAGGTAAGCACAACAACAAGCAACTTCATGATAGGGGTAACAGCGGCGACAAGCGGCTCGCTTTACTGGTTCTTTGGTTACATAAGCCCATTCATCGCCGCATGCACGGCAATTGGCGTATTGCTTGGCTCGAGGATTGGCACTAGGATGCTCATGTACGTGACTAATAGGCAGGTTAGGTGGGTCTTCGTCGCGATACTGGCTTACCTGGGCTTTAGGATGGTCCTTAGGGGCCTCGGTAGGGAGGGCATACTACCAATAACATCGCTTGAGAGAACCATCATAGCGGCAATATTCGCATCGGTAATAATAATTTCTCTCTATATCATATTCACACATAAGTATGGGGGAACCCAGGATACGTCAGTAGCCATATACCAAGCCCGACCTGAAAGCCCAAGCGCAATTGAACAAAAATTCACAAATATAATAAGTAATTTACTTAAGTACGGAGTATTCCTAAGCATAGCATTCCTGATATTAGGCTTAATAATGCTTTTCCTACATGGTGGAAGTGTCGGTCTTCATATATCGCTTAATAAGATTCTGGATCCTTCAAGTGCAGTAAATACACGCGAGATTACCGTGATGTACGTACTTGATGGCGTACTAAGGCTGGGTGGATTAAGTTTAATGATGTTTGGGTTGATGATCTTGATAGCCATTCCTATAGCAATGGTTCTGCTGAACCTAGTGAGGTTCTTACTGGAAAGGGACATCCTATATACGGTACTGGCTTTAATAACCTTCGTGAATTTAATGATAGCCATATTCGTATTACCCATCTTCATACTGCATAGGTGA
- the aprA gene encoding adenylyl-sulfate reductase subunit alpha: MVRVRYVDADILIIGGGMAGSGAAWETRYWCRNCRIVLAEKANINRSGAVAMGLSAINTYMGLKCKENTVEDYVKYVRGDLMGIVREDLVYDYARHVDSTVHLFDEWGLPIWPEPKTGCYVREGKWQIMIHGESYKPIVAEAARKALGDENIFNRVMVTHLLKSPSNPNRVVGAVGFNVNDGTFYVFRAKAVILSAGGGSQIYRPRSQGEGLGRSWYPPWSSASSYGMLIEAGAVMTMMEARFVVPRFKDGYGPVGAYQLLLKTRISNAYGQDFWKPHVDEIRKLYSGKGNYVDLPITPTTLRVFAQRLEWLAGRGPSLMRTDETVKKGTESEAIAYEDFLDMTISQVVIWAGQNHEPADRPYEIITTEPYVMGSHATECGAWASGPEDLAPKKIEGLPDDRRYQYFWGYNRMTTLDGLFCAGDACGANPHKFSSGSFTEGRLAGKSAVLYVMDHSDEKVEVDRAQVDSLIAKIMEPLERYQKGRYNVVTGPSYMHPIDPTKMYWKQGLFRLQKIMDEYAGGWSTMYVTNEWMLNRALELLQFLKEDFMNYAAAQDWHELMRVWELWHRILTAEAVVRHMLFRKETRWPGYYVRADYPALDDENWHVFVNSRYDAKTGQWELWKVPVIHIIEFP; this comes from the coding sequence ATGGTTAGGGTTAGGTACGTAGATGCGGACATACTAATAATTGGTGGCGGAATGGCTGGTAGTGGGGCTGCCTGGGAGACGAGGTATTGGTGTAGGAACTGCAGGATTGTGCTGGCGGAGAAGGCGAATATAAACAGGAGTGGGGCGGTGGCGATGGGGCTATCGGCAATTAACACGTACATGGGTCTAAAGTGCAAGGAGAATACTGTGGAGGACTACGTTAAGTACGTGAGGGGTGACTTAATGGGTATTGTTAGGGAGGACTTGGTCTACGACTACGCGAGGCATGTCGACTCAACAGTCCACTTATTTGATGAGTGGGGATTACCAATATGGCCCGAGCCAAAGACTGGGTGCTATGTTAGGGAAGGTAAGTGGCAGATAATGATTCATGGGGAGTCCTATAAACCAATAGTAGCTGAGGCAGCCAGGAAGGCCCTTGGTGACGAGAATATATTCAATAGGGTAATGGTCACGCACCTACTTAAGAGCCCGAGTAATCCCAATAGGGTCGTTGGTGCCGTAGGCTTTAACGTAAATGATGGGACATTCTACGTATTCAGGGCAAAGGCGGTAATACTCTCCGCAGGTGGTGGTTCACAGATATATAGGCCTAGGTCTCAGGGTGAGGGACTTGGCAGGAGTTGGTACCCACCATGGTCCTCCGCCTCATCCTACGGCATGTTAATCGAGGCCGGCGCCGTAATGACCATGATGGAGGCCAGATTTGTAGTCCCAAGGTTTAAGGATGGCTATGGACCTGTTGGTGCTTATCAGTTATTGCTTAAGACGAGGATTAGCAATGCCTATGGGCAGGACTTCTGGAAGCCCCATGTCGATGAGATAAGGAAGCTGTATAGCGGTAAGGGTAACTACGTTGATTTGCCAATTACACCAACAACACTTAGGGTATTTGCCCAACGCCTTGAGTGGTTGGCTGGCCGTGGGCCAAGCCTCATGAGGACTGATGAGACGGTTAAGAAGGGTACTGAAAGCGAGGCGATAGCCTATGAGGACTTCCTAGACATGACAATAAGCCAGGTAGTCATATGGGCTGGGCAAAACCACGAGCCAGCCGATAGGCCCTATGAGATAATTACCACGGAGCCCTACGTGATGGGTAGCCACGCCACCGAGTGCGGTGCATGGGCCAGCGGACCTGAGGACTTAGCGCCTAAGAAGATTGAGGGCTTGCCAGACGACAGGAGGTACCAGTACTTCTGGGGCTATAATAGGATGACCACCCTAGATGGTTTATTCTGTGCAGGTGATGCCTGCGGCGCCAATCCGCACAAGTTCAGTAGTGGTTCATTCACTGAGGGTAGGTTGGCGGGTAAGTCCGCCGTACTATACGTGATGGATCACAGCGATGAGAAGGTTGAGGTGGATAGAGCTCAGGTTGATTCGTTAATAGCCAAGATAATGGAGCCACTGGAGCGTTACCAGAAGGGTAGGTATAACGTTGTCACTGGGCCGAGCTACATGCATCCAATAGACCCAACTAAGATGTACTGGAAGCAGGGCCTGTTCAGGCTTCAGAAGATCATGGATGAGTACGCCGGTGGTTGGTCAACAATGTACGTGACCAACGAGTGGATGCTCAACAGGGCGCTGGAACTACTGCAGTTCCTTAAGGAGGACTTCATGAATTACGCAGCTGCCCAGGACTGGCATGAATTAATGAGAGTTTGGGAGCTGTGGCACAGGATATTGACTGCGGAGGCCGTGGTTAGGCACATGCTGTTTAGGAAGGAGACTAGGTGGCCTGGCTATTACGTTAGGGCGGATTACCCGGCACTGGATGATGAGAATTGGCACGTATTCGTCAATTCAAGGTATGATGCGAAAACCGGTCAGTGGGAGTTATGGAAGGTGCCCGTGATACACATAATAGAGTTCCCATGA
- a CDS encoding sulfite exporter TauE/SafE family protein, whose amino-acid sequence MLFITEFVITFLIILVCGFVAGLIGGLLGLGGAVVLTPLLTSIFENLPIQYAAGISLVSALATSLMSGYRYLNMKLPNIKVMLFLCPIATFGAIVGSLMAYHLISRGFNWILYLVFSFIMILTMVLSLKRKEKYTITPILTGQGDIDHVILNDAFFDATLKTYVNYTIYRGDFIKSIPIMFFGGLMSGLLGIGGGPINILALYNVIGLPLKVATATSNLIVGVTAATSGSLYWAFGYIQPYLAMASVLGIAPGAYLASYLLPRVRSSSIKIVLLSVFSYLSVRMLLSGLNRGHILIVPMMIRHIIAFSVLIIALVILIIMRKHITD is encoded by the coding sequence ATGCTATTCATAACAGAATTCGTAATAACGTTCCTAATAATCCTAGTATGTGGTTTTGTGGCTGGTTTAATAGGGGGTCTTTTGGGTCTTGGTGGTGCCGTCGTATTAACGCCATTATTAACGTCAATATTTGAGAATTTGCCAATACAGTATGCCGCTGGTATTAGCCTTGTGTCTGCATTGGCAACATCCTTAATGAGTGGGTATAGGTATCTAAACATGAAACTCCCTAACATTAAGGTGATGCTGTTTCTATGCCCAATAGCAACCTTTGGCGCTATTGTAGGATCATTAATGGCCTATCACTTAATAAGCAGAGGATTTAACTGGATATTGTACCTAGTATTCAGCTTCATCATGATCTTAACAATGGTACTTTCATTAAAAAGAAAGGAAAAATACACAATTACTCCAATACTTACAGGACAAGGAGACATTGACCACGTAATATTAAACGACGCCTTCTTTGATGCTACCCTCAAAACATATGTTAACTATACAATTTATAGAGGAGACTTCATCAAGTCAATACCTATAATGTTCTTTGGAGGATTAATGTCAGGCCTATTGGGCATAGGTGGCGGCCCCATAAACATACTTGCACTATATAACGTAATTGGTTTACCGCTAAAGGTGGCCACGGCAACAAGCAATCTAATAGTAGGTGTAACAGCGGCGACCAGTGGATCGCTCTACTGGGCCTTTGGATATATACAGCCGTACCTAGCCATGGCATCCGTACTCGGCATAGCACCAGGCGCATATTTAGCATCGTACTTACTACCTCGCGTGCGCTCATCGTCAATAAAAATCGTATTACTCTCGGTGTTCTCCTACCTTTCAGTTAGAATGTTACTTTCAGGACTAAATAGAGGCCACATCCTTATTGTACCAATGATGATTAGGCATATAATAGCATTCTCAGTATTAATAATAGCGCTGGTAATATTGATAATCATGAGAAAGCATATAACTGACTAG
- a CDS encoding cobyrinate a,c-diamide synthase — protein sequence METTVPRLVVSSYKGKNGKTTVTLALAYALIKAGFRVSLFKVGPDYIDPSYHSVIVNAPSRNLDYMLMGDKVVTRFYRYSLNSDIAIIEGVSGLYDSVDGISEAGSTAQIAKLLRAPVVLVINGERINRTVRAIIRGLRDFDREVKIVGAIITNTTQRQVDKLRIAVESEGLEFLGYIPRSDDLEDIMQYRHLGLIHAEEINKQRLINVFNEASSFIDVNKVIKVAKEYSEPLDVRDNVGPESFKVVSSELRVGILGGRAFTFYYPETIERIQSFTSNIKFIDPEVDQGLGDIDLLLIGGGFPEVYGEYLERNRALRADVRRFIDSGKYLYAECGGLMYLTNSIVYNNEEYEMVGAIDAITIMHKRPVWYGYARARVIRNSIIGDVGTVIMGHEFHYSSLVLHGNYDFTIKYERGAGVNGFDGFQINNAYAHYLHIHPDTYDVIGKIIRRLLNDRLN from the coding sequence ATGGAGACGACAGTGCCTAGGCTCGTTGTGTCTTCGTATAAGGGTAAGAATGGTAAGACCACAGTAACACTGGCGCTGGCTTACGCTTTAATTAAGGCGGGGTTTAGGGTATCCCTATTTAAGGTTGGCCCTGACTATATAGATCCGAGTTACCACTCAGTAATTGTGAATGCACCGAGTAGGAACCTGGACTACATGCTGATGGGTGATAAGGTAGTAACAAGGTTCTATAGGTATTCCCTGAATTCTGACATCGCAATTATTGAGGGTGTCTCGGGGCTTTACGACAGTGTTGACGGTATAAGTGAGGCGGGTAGCACCGCCCAAATAGCTAAGTTGCTCAGGGCACCAGTCGTACTAGTCATTAATGGGGAGAGGATTAATAGGACCGTGAGGGCAATAATTAGGGGGTTGAGGGATTTTGATCGTGAGGTGAAGATCGTGGGTGCCATAATTACTAATACTACGCAGAGACAGGTTGATAAGTTGAGGATTGCTGTGGAGAGTGAGGGCTTGGAATTCCTTGGTTATATACCAAGGAGTGATGACCTTGAGGATATAATGCAGTACAGGCACCTGGGTTTGATACATGCTGAGGAGATCAATAAGCAGCGCCTGATTAACGTATTTAATGAGGCGTCGAGTTTCATAGATGTTAATAAGGTCATTAAGGTGGCTAAGGAATACTCAGAGCCTCTTGATGTGAGGGATAACGTAGGTCCTGAGTCATTTAAGGTTGTTAGTAGTGAATTGAGGGTGGGCATACTGGGTGGGAGGGCGTTCACGTTCTATTATCCAGAGACGATAGAGCGGATACAGTCCTTCACGAGTAATATTAAGTTTATCGACCCAGAGGTTGATCAGGGACTTGGCGATATAGACTTATTGCTAATTGGTGGTGGTTTCCCCGAGGTTTATGGGGAATACCTTGAGAGGAATAGGGCGCTTAGGGCTGATGTGCGTAGATTCATAGATTCAGGGAAGTACCTATATGCTGAGTGCGGTGGTTTAATGTACCTGACGAACTCGATAGTCTACAATAATGAGGAGTATGAAATGGTGGGTGCCATAGACGCTATAACGATAATGCATAAAAGGCCCGTCTGGTACGGCTACGCAAGGGCCAGGGTAATCAGGAACTCCATTATCGGTGATGTTGGTACTGTAATAATGGGCCATGAATTCCATTACTCCTCATTAGTTCTGCATGGAAATTACGACTTCACCATTAAGTATGAAAGGGGTGCAGGAGTAAACGGATTTGATGGGTTCCAAATAAACAATGCATATGCTCATTACCTTCACATTCATCCAGACACATATGATGTGATTGGTAAGATCATTAGAAGATTGCTAAACGACAGACTTAATTAA
- a CDS encoding SAM-dependent methyltransferase — protein sequence MIIIPIYVVGAGPWDPELITVKAIKILSKADVVFYGSLVNEEIINTYAPNARKVFMGHVRGDAHREYVIKAIELARKGLNVVFLKNGDPVIFGRGIEICREALRNGVPCEIVPGVSSFTAAAAKYMIELKGVVALMAYPDIDYDVKADVKVVFMGTRMIKELISKLNDDHEILIVSRVTYPDEEFHRLNNSSNIDDVKAPSLIFIVRRDRYGDDSA from the coding sequence GTGATTATTATCCCAATTTACGTTGTTGGTGCTGGTCCTTGGGATCCCGAGCTTATTACCGTGAAGGCTATTAAGATCTTAAGTAAGGCTGACGTTGTATTTTACGGCTCATTGGTTAATGAGGAGATAATAAACACATACGCACCAAATGCCAGGAAGGTATTCATGGGACACGTGAGAGGCGATGCGCACAGGGAGTATGTAATTAAGGCGATAGAATTAGCCAGGAAAGGGCTTAACGTAGTCTTCCTCAAGAATGGTGACCCAGTAATATTTGGTAGGGGTATTGAGATTTGTAGGGAGGCCCTACGTAATGGCGTTCCCTGCGAAATAGTGCCGGGGGTCAGTAGTTTTACGGCAGCCGCAGCTAAGTACATGATTGAGTTAAAGGGTGTGGTTGCATTAATGGCGTATCCGGACATTGACTATGATGTTAAGGCCGACGTTAAGGTAGTCTTCATGGGCACGAGGATGATTAAGGAGCTAATTAGTAAATTAAATGATGATCACGAGATTTTAATAGTTAGTAGGGTTACGTACCCAGACGAGGAGTTTCATAGACTTAATAATAGCTCTAACATTGATGATGTGAAGGCTCCATCACTCATCTTCATAGTAAGGCGTGATAGGTATGGAGACGACAGTGCCTAG
- the aprB gene encoding adenylyl-sulfate reductase subunit beta, producing the protein MPSYVIPAKCTGCGDCVNICPSHIMRFTKSGIFGRKAYNAEPESCWECYNCVKHCPQGAVQIRGYMDFTPLGGAVEVYRDEKTNRVYWTIRYRNGTVKYFVFPIRTTPWGSIKPPQEYPEPPREFLRTPYLSCEHEKLGGNKLGVELPRTKVPEVVKAEVRG; encoded by the coding sequence ATGCCCTCCTATGTAATCCCGGCCAAGTGCACGGGATGCGGGGACTGCGTTAACATATGCCCAAGTCACATAATGAGGTTCACGAAGTCCGGCATATTCGGTAGGAAGGCATACAACGCGGAGCCGGAGTCCTGCTGGGAGTGCTACAACTGCGTTAAGCACTGCCCACAGGGCGCTGTCCAGATAAGGGGCTACATGGACTTCACACCACTTGGTGGTGCCGTTGAGGTTTACAGGGATGAGAAGACTAACAGGGTTTACTGGACAATTAGGTATAGGAATGGCACGGTTAAGTACTTCGTATTTCCAATAAGGACCACGCCCTGGGGTTCAATAAAGCCACCGCAGGAATACCCGGAGCCACCTAGGGAATTCCTGAGGACGCCGTACCTATCCTGCGAGCATGAGAAGCTTGGCGGTAATAAGCTCGGCGTTGAACTACCCAGAACGAAGGTTCCAGAGGTTGTTAAGGCTGAGGTGAGGGGGTGA
- a CDS encoding (Fe-S)-binding protein: MSMAHKLPEFRFGDTSNIKPHKADAKLLERLNARIGFKPPVGIDKVSYFKKKLLEEYESNRNVKLAVETCVHCGACLTACPTYITTGDIRNSPVGRAELIRAVIKAEKPSGKLLGKAVNAVKAIDENYLEMLYTYYWQCLLCRKCATICPFGVDQASLTRTVRSILYELGMASRFVVTTIDNMERTGNNMALTPAAIRNILEFVINEIKQEKGVEIKVKIDQPAYALLLPSSADFFMNIETLKGHLLFMHAIGMDYTISTKLLEVANFGLFLDPRHLKYIGEMYVNAARELGVKLAVFCECGHGWHAFKNYVIPRLREYGIEGLHIFHLVVDAIRRGRIKLNPEANGDIVYMYQDPDYYARGGDLTEEPRFIMNHVVKKWVDSEYSRGKTWCCGGQGGMLADEMLPLAIQYARLWYEDALKHGAQWVVRPCSICKAQLSHVVPHLNKMYGKEIKYSGLMDLVYRALVV, encoded by the coding sequence ATGAGCATGGCCCATAAACTACCTGAGTTCAGGTTCGGGGATACATCGAACATAAAGCCTCATAAGGCCGATGCCAAACTACTTGAGAGGCTTAATGCGAGGATAGGGTTTAAGCCGCCGGTCGGCATTGACAAGGTGTCATACTTCAAGAAGAAACTGCTTGAGGAGTATGAGAGTAATAGGAATGTTAAGCTGGCTGTGGAGACCTGTGTTCATTGTGGTGCTTGTTTAACGGCTTGTCCAACGTACATAACCACGGGTGATATTAGGAATTCGCCCGTGGGCAGGGCAGAACTAATAAGGGCTGTGATTAAGGCCGAAAAACCAAGCGGTAAACTGCTTGGCAAGGCTGTAAATGCCGTTAAGGCAATTGATGAGAATTACCTGGAGATGCTATACACATATTACTGGCAATGCTTATTATGCAGGAAGTGCGCCACCATATGCCCATTCGGTGTCGACCAAGCATCATTGACCAGGACCGTGAGGTCAATACTGTATGAATTGGGCATGGCCTCTAGGTTCGTGGTTACGACGATAGATAACATGGAGAGAACCGGCAATAATATGGCATTAACTCCAGCCGCTATAAGGAATATACTTGAGTTCGTAATAAATGAGATAAAGCAGGAGAAGGGCGTCGAAATAAAGGTCAAAATTGACCAGCCAGCCTACGCCCTACTACTCCCATCATCTGCCGACTTCTTCATGAACATTGAGACGCTCAAGGGCCACCTATTGTTCATGCACGCCATAGGCATGGACTACACAATAAGCACAAAATTACTGGAGGTGGCGAACTTCGGCCTGTTCCTAGACCCAAGGCACCTTAAGTATATTGGCGAAATGTACGTGAATGCAGCAAGAGAACTGGGCGTTAAGTTAGCTGTATTCTGCGAGTGCGGTCATGGCTGGCATGCATTCAAGAATTACGTGATACCGAGGTTGAGGGAATACGGTATTGAGGGACTCCACATATTCCATCTTGTGGTTGATGCCATTAGGAGGGGTAGGATTAAGCTTAATCCCGAGGCCAACGGCGACATAGTGTACATGTACCAAGACCCTGATTATTACGCCAGGGGTGGAGACCTAACAGAAGAACCAAGATTCATAATGAACCACGTAGTCAAAAAGTGGGTTGATTCCGAGTACAGTAGAGGTAAGACATGGTGCTGCGGAGGCCAGGGAGGTATGCTGGCTGATGAAATGCTGCCCCTAGCTATTCAATACGCAAGGCTTTGGTATGAAGATGCCCTTAAGCATGGCGCACAGTGGGTCGTTAGGCCCTGCTCAATATGTAAGGCACAGCTTAGCCACGTTGTTCCCCATCTAAATAAGATGTATGGAAAGGAAATTAAGTATTCAGGACTCATGGACCTAGTCTATAGGGCACTAGTCGTTTGA
- the sat gene encoding sulfate adenylyltransferase produces the protein MSLKVYMPPPHGGKLVDAVIRDRDKVINMAAGAIPYDIRATRDPISGLPIRNVYREIMSIAYGFFSPLDRFMTRNEVENVLKERRLLDGWLFPFPIIFDISEDDLRKLGIKEGDRLLLRLKGQPFAILDVEEIWRFDPKDLADRTFGTPERNPEVVKKRFDEKHPGWLIYRSMTGTALAGKVYVINEPVFKEPYNRFWYPPAKSREEIQRRGWRTVIAHQTRNVPHTGHEHLMKNAAYLGDIEPCHGILVNAIIGAKRLGDFVDEAILEGHEALNKYGYISPKRHMVTFTLWDMRYGNPLESLLHGIIRQNMGCTHHMFGRDHAAVGDYYDPYATQILWERGLPSYGLNAPPYDLDKGLKIRPVNIKEFWYCPKCGEIAYSDTCAHTDVAQRFSGSFIRGLIAEGIEPPPIIFRPEVYRVIVRWWRVYGYPFVNKKYLELKERELEVDVPPMEVPLKR, from the coding sequence ATGAGTCTTAAGGTCTACATGCCACCCCCACACGGAGGGAAGCTTGTGGATGCGGTGATTAGGGATAGGGATAAGGTCATTAACATGGCCGCCGGCGCAATACCATACGACATAAGGGCAACCAGGGATCCGATTAGCGGCTTACCCATTAGGAATGTGTATAGGGAGATCATGTCCATCGCCTATGGCTTCTTCAGCCCGCTGGATAGGTTCATGACTAGGAATGAGGTTGAGAATGTACTTAAGGAGAGGAGACTCCTCGATGGTTGGTTATTCCCATTCCCAATAATATTTGACATCAGTGAGGATGACCTGAGGAAGCTTGGTATTAAGGAGGGCGATAGGTTATTGCTTAGGCTCAAGGGACAACCGTTTGCAATACTTGATGTTGAGGAGATTTGGAGGTTCGATCCCAAGGACTTGGCCGATAGGACGTTTGGAACGCCGGAGAGGAATCCAGAGGTTGTTAAGAAGAGGTTTGATGAGAAGCACCCTGGCTGGTTGATATATAGAAGTATGACTGGCACAGCGTTGGCAGGTAAGGTGTACGTGATTAACGAGCCGGTGTTTAAGGAGCCATACAATAGGTTCTGGTACCCACCGGCTAAATCCCGCGAGGAGATTCAAAGGAGGGGCTGGAGGACGGTGATCGCCCACCAGACTAGGAATGTGCCGCACACCGGTCATGAGCACCTAATGAAGAATGCGGCATACCTGGGTGATATTGAGCCGTGCCATGGAATACTCGTCAACGCCATAATCGGTGCAAAGAGGCTTGGGGACTTCGTCGATGAGGCAATCCTCGAGGGTCACGAGGCATTGAATAAGTACGGCTACATAAGCCCGAAGAGGCACATGGTCACCTTCACGCTGTGGGACATGAGGTATGGTAACCCACTCGAGTCGTTACTGCACGGCATCATTAGGCAGAACATGGGTTGTACACACCACATGTTTGGTAGGGATCACGCTGCCGTGGGCGACTATTATGATCCATATGCAACGCAAATACTCTGGGAGAGGGGCCTACCTAGTTATGGCCTTAATGCCCCGCCTTATGACCTAGATAAAGGCCTTAAGATAAGGCCTGTTAACATTAAGGAGTTTTGGTACTGCCCGAAGTGCGGTGAAATAGCCTATAGCGACACGTGCGCCCATACAGATGTAGCCCAGAGATTTAGTGGTAGCTTCATTAGGGGGTTGATAGCCGAGGGCATAGAGCCACCGCCAATAATCTTTAGGCCTGAGGTCTATAGGGTCATTGTCAGGTGGTGGAGGGTCTATGGCTACCCATTCGTTAATAAGAAGTACCTCGAGTTAAAAGAGAGGGAGCTTGAGGTTGATGTACCACCAATGGAGGTGCCGTTAAAGAGGTGA